From one Butyricimonas faecihominis genomic stretch:
- a CDS encoding TonB-dependent receptor: protein MKNLLTLVILLFPALYGWADEENTVKKTTDAHITGHIILKETGEHLPFMTILLKGTNIGTATDETGHFFLKNLPEGKYTLRVQGVGYKSAEKEIVIVRGKTQEVNFEISEDAVMLDGAVVTANRNETDRREAPVIVNVLSPKVFENTNSVCLSQGLNFQPGLRVENNCPNCGFQQVRINGLDGPYSQILIDSRPMCSSLAGVYGLEQIPANMVERVEVLRGGGSALFGSNAIAGTINIITKEPLYNFFQVGHTLSAIDGESFDNVTSFNGAIVNDQRDAGIYLFGMVRDRQAYDHDDDGFSELGKINSTTLGFKTYYKPTHFSKFTLEYHHIKEFRRGGNNLDRPPHEADVAEQADHNIHGGSLNYTLSSKDYKHRLNVYSSLQNIGRESYYGAGQDTNAYGKTKDFTVVGGAQYSYDFDNFLFMPSSLTAGVEYSYNKLNDLMLGYHREINQEVSVYSAYLQNEWKTGRFSFLLGGRLDKNSEIDDPIFSPRLNIRYNPIPDLSLRASYSEGFRAPQTYDEDLHVAAVGGEVTLIQVAKDLKTERSRSYSASVDYYTAWGPVQINLLLEGFYTSLHNPFVLEEIESDDENKILERRNGSDAVVKGFNLEGKIAPHKSVQLQFGATLQNSKYDEPVAWSKDPDVEACRKLLRSPDQYGYATLNLLPFKNFSAALSGTYTGSMYVGHSAGYIEKDVLEKTDSFFDATIKLAYDIKVGRGYTIQFNIGMQNVFDSYQNDFDKGEFRDSGYIYGPGLPRTYFAGLKFGIF from the coding sequence ATGAAAAACTTACTTACACTCGTTATATTACTTTTCCCAGCCCTTTACGGTTGGGCTGATGAAGAAAACACCGTGAAGAAAACCACGGACGCCCATATCACCGGACACATTATCCTGAAAGAAACCGGTGAACATCTCCCCTTCATGACCATATTGTTGAAGGGAACCAACATCGGCACGGCCACGGACGAAACCGGGCATTTTTTCTTGAAAAACCTGCCGGAAGGAAAATACACACTCCGCGTACAAGGGGTTGGTTATAAAAGTGCAGAGAAAGAAATCGTGATCGTGAGAGGGAAAACCCAAGAAGTTAACTTCGAAATCAGCGAGGATGCCGTTATGCTTGATGGAGCTGTGGTCACCGCTAACCGGAATGAAACGGATAGAAGGGAAGCCCCCGTTATCGTCAACGTACTATCGCCCAAAGTATTCGAGAATACGAACTCCGTATGTTTGTCCCAAGGATTAAACTTCCAGCCGGGTCTACGGGTTGAAAACAACTGCCCAAACTGCGGTTTCCAGCAAGTGCGCATCAACGGGCTGGATGGCCCCTATTCCCAAATATTGATTGACAGTCGTCCCATGTGCAGCTCGCTTGCCGGAGTGTACGGCTTAGAACAAATTCCCGCCAATATGGTCGAACGAGTAGAAGTACTACGGGGTGGAGGCTCCGCCCTCTTCGGGTCAAACGCCATCGCCGGAACAATCAACATCATCACGAAAGAACCCTTGTACAATTTTTTTCAGGTTGGACACACTCTTTCCGCCATTGACGGGGAAAGTTTTGACAACGTGACCTCCTTCAACGGGGCCATCGTCAACGATCAACGGGATGCCGGAATCTACCTGTTCGGAATGGTGCGTGACCGCCAAGCTTACGACCACGACGATGATGGTTTTTCCGAGCTGGGAAAAATAAACAGCACGACACTCGGTTTCAAGACTTACTACAAACCGACCCATTTCAGTAAATTCACCCTAGAATACCATCATATCAAGGAATTCCGTCGAGGAGGAAACAATTTAGACAGACCACCTCACGAGGCCGACGTGGCAGAACAAGCCGATCACAACATTCATGGCGGGAGCCTGAACTACACACTCTCATCAAAGGACTACAAACACCGCTTGAACGTGTACTCTTCCCTCCAGAACATAGGACGTGAATCCTACTATGGAGCCGGACAAGACACGAACGCTTACGGGAAGACCAAAGACTTCACGGTTGTGGGCGGAGCCCAGTACTCCTACGACTTCGACAACTTCCTGTTCATGCCCTCTTCTCTCACCGCGGGAGTAGAGTACTCCTACAACAAGCTGAACGACCTCATGTTGGGGTACCACAGGGAAATCAATCAAGAAGTTTCCGTGTACAGCGCATACCTTCAGAACGAGTGGAAAACCGGACGATTCAGTTTTCTATTAGGCGGACGTCTGGATAAAAACTCGGAAATCGACGATCCGATATTCAGTCCCCGCTTGAACATTCGTTATAACCCGATCCCCGATTTAAGCCTGCGGGCAAGCTATTCCGAGGGATTCCGGGCTCCACAGACCTACGATGAAGACCTCCACGTGGCAGCCGTCGGCGGGGAAGTGACCCTAATACAAGTGGCAAAGGACTTGAAGACCGAACGTTCCCGCAGTTACAGTGCATCCGTGGATTACTACACCGCTTGGGGCCCCGTACAGATCAACCTCCTACTGGAAGGATTCTACACCAGCCTCCACAACCCCTTCGTGCTGGAAGAGATCGAATCGGATGACGAGAACAAAATACTGGAACGTCGTAACGGGTCGGACGCCGTGGTGAAAGGATTCAACCTTGAAGGCAAGATCGCCCCGCACAAATCCGTACAACTACAATTCGGGGCCACCCTGCAAAACAGTAAATACGATGAACCCGTTGCATGGAGTAAAGACCCCGACGTGGAAGCCTGTCGCAAACTGTTGCGCTCACCCGATCAATACGGTTACGCAACGTTAAACCTGCTCCCGTTCAAAAACTTCTCGGCAGCCCTCTCCGGGACTTACACGGGTTCCATGTACGTGGGTCACTCGGCCGGGTACATCGAGAAAGACGTGTTGGAAAAAACGGACTCCTTCTTCGACGCCACGATTAAACTGGCATACGACATCAAGGTTGGCAGGGGTTACACAATTCAGTTCAATATCGGGATGCAAAACGTGTTCGACAGTTACCAGAACGATTTCGACAAGGGGGAATTCCGGGATTCCGGTTACATTTACGGTCCGGGCTTGCCAAGAACTTATTTTGCAGGCCTGAAATTCGGAATATTCTAA